From the Malus domestica chromosome 17, GDT2T_hap1 genome, one window contains:
- the LOC103425936 gene encoding uncharacterized protein isoform X2: MFGGVATVPSNSPHLRKSGTSELENDAQEGFLRLIEGNDRKGGNMPSIPMSTAAIMPSPAMLWRFKVLLFCVWGFICCKVGWDSVMRMSVDLRDLFLYEAFLYYNPLLLVTMMVWFWGVNLWVFAQGNVNYAKIFDLDQNHLTHREIWKCATWMTIVVPTSLTAYLYLYSHGEVSLAASQPVLLYAAVAMLLIFPFDIFYLSSRFYLLRTLWRIVLPLQAISFSDFFLADILTSMSKVLSDLERSVCRMVHRQVATIAWFEADSVCGSHSVAIPVVLVLPYLFRLFQCLRQYKDTGEKTTLLNALKYSTAVPVIFLSALKYHVFPEKWTTFYRPLWLLSGVLNSLYSFYWDVTRDWDLSGFTRIFKFSKQHFLSNVIHGRKWVYFWVIFSNLILRCTWTYKLSSHLRHNYLTVFAITALEIFRRFQWVFFRVENEVNKMSSKSNIQLSMIDNPNEEDRLLVSNGHSV; encoded by the exons ATGTTTGGAGGTGTTGCGACAGTGCCTTCCAATAGTCCTCACTTAAGAAAGTCGG GTACAAGTGAGCTCGAAAATGATGCACAGGAGGGCTTCTTGCGTCTGATAGAGGGAAACGATAGGAAGGGAGGAAACATGCCAAGCATACCAATGAGTACTGCTGCAATAATGCCATCTCCAGCTATGTTATGGAGATTTAAG GTCCTACTGTTCTGTGTATGGGGTTTCATTTGTTGCAAG GTTGGATGGGATTCTGTGATGAGGATGAGTGTGGATCTGCGAGATTTATTTCTATACGAGGCATTTTTGTATTATAATCCTCTACTTCTTGTG ACTATGATGGTTTGGTTTTGGGGAGTCAATCTATGGGTTTTTGCTCAGGGCAATGTAAACTATGCCAAAATTTTTGATCTTGATCAAAATCATTTGACCCACAGAGAAATATGGAAG TGTGCGACCTGGATGACAATTGTTGTGCCGACAAGCTTGACAGCATATCTTTATCTCTATTCGCATGGAGAAGTGTCGCTTGCTGCATCACAACCA GTACTATTGTATGCTGCTGTTGCAATGCTTTTGATATTCCCTTTTGACATTTTCTATTTGTCATCTCGCTTTTACTTGTTAAGGACTCTATGGCGTATAGTTCTCCCACTACAG GCAATATCATTTTCTGACTTTTTCCTGGCTGATATTTTGACCTCCATGTCTAAG GTGCTTTCAGATTTGGAGCGATCAGTATGTCGAATGGTCCATCGACAG GTTGCCACTATTGCATGGTTTGAAGCTGACTCAGTTTGTGGAAGTCATTCTGTTGCAATCCCTGTAGTTCTTGTTTTGCCTTACCTTTTTCGTTTGTTCCAATGTCTTCGACAATATAAGGATACTGGGGAGAAAACAACCCTTCTAAATG CTTTGAAGTATTCTACCGCGGTACCTGTGATTTTTCTTTCAGCCCTCAAATATCATGTCTTCCCTGAAAAGTGGACGACCTTTTATCGGCCCCTCTGGCTTCTCTCAGGTGTTTTGAACTCCCTGTACTCGTTCTACTGGGATGTGACTAGAGATTGGGACTTAAG TGGTTTCACTCGGATTTTCAAGTTTAGCAAACAACATTTCTTGTCAAACGTCATACATGGACGGAAATGG GTTTACTTCTGGGTGATATTTAGCAACCTGATTCTGCGTTGTACCTGGACATACAAGCTCTCTTCCCATCTTCGCCACAATTACCTTACCGTGTTTGCAATCACTGCCCTGGAGATTTTCCGCCGCTTCCAATGGGTTTTCTTCCGTGTAGAAAACGAGGTGAACAAGATGAGTTCGAAGTCAAACATTCAGCTTTCCATGATAGACAACCCAAATGAGGAAGACAGATTACTCGTCTCTAATGGCCACAGCGTGTAG
- the LOC103425936 gene encoding uncharacterized protein isoform X1 → MFGGVATVPSNSPHLRKSGSRPVVSDLGTSELENDAQEGFLRLIEGNDRKGGNMPSIPMSTAAIMPSPAMLWRFKVLLFCVWGFICCKVGWDSVMRMSVDLRDLFLYEAFLYYNPLLLVTMMVWFWGVNLWVFAQGNVNYAKIFDLDQNHLTHREIWKCATWMTIVVPTSLTAYLYLYSHGEVSLAASQPVLLYAAVAMLLIFPFDIFYLSSRFYLLRTLWRIVLPLQAISFSDFFLADILTSMSKVLSDLERSVCRMVHRQVATIAWFEADSVCGSHSVAIPVVLVLPYLFRLFQCLRQYKDTGEKTTLLNALKYSTAVPVIFLSALKYHVFPEKWTTFYRPLWLLSGVLNSLYSFYWDVTRDWDLSGFTRIFKFSKQHFLSNVIHGRKWVYFWVIFSNLILRCTWTYKLSSHLRHNYLTVFAITALEIFRRFQWVFFRVENEVNKMSSKSNIQLSMIDNPNEEDRLLVSNGHSV, encoded by the exons ATGTTTGGAGGTGTTGCGACAGTGCCTTCCAATAGTCCTCACTTAAGAAAGTCGGGTAGCAGACCTGTTGTCTCTGATCTGG GTACAAGTGAGCTCGAAAATGATGCACAGGAGGGCTTCTTGCGTCTGATAGAGGGAAACGATAGGAAGGGAGGAAACATGCCAAGCATACCAATGAGTACTGCTGCAATAATGCCATCTCCAGCTATGTTATGGAGATTTAAG GTCCTACTGTTCTGTGTATGGGGTTTCATTTGTTGCAAG GTTGGATGGGATTCTGTGATGAGGATGAGTGTGGATCTGCGAGATTTATTTCTATACGAGGCATTTTTGTATTATAATCCTCTACTTCTTGTG ACTATGATGGTTTGGTTTTGGGGAGTCAATCTATGGGTTTTTGCTCAGGGCAATGTAAACTATGCCAAAATTTTTGATCTTGATCAAAATCATTTGACCCACAGAGAAATATGGAAG TGTGCGACCTGGATGACAATTGTTGTGCCGACAAGCTTGACAGCATATCTTTATCTCTATTCGCATGGAGAAGTGTCGCTTGCTGCATCACAACCA GTACTATTGTATGCTGCTGTTGCAATGCTTTTGATATTCCCTTTTGACATTTTCTATTTGTCATCTCGCTTTTACTTGTTAAGGACTCTATGGCGTATAGTTCTCCCACTACAG GCAATATCATTTTCTGACTTTTTCCTGGCTGATATTTTGACCTCCATGTCTAAG GTGCTTTCAGATTTGGAGCGATCAGTATGTCGAATGGTCCATCGACAG GTTGCCACTATTGCATGGTTTGAAGCTGACTCAGTTTGTGGAAGTCATTCTGTTGCAATCCCTGTAGTTCTTGTTTTGCCTTACCTTTTTCGTTTGTTCCAATGTCTTCGACAATATAAGGATACTGGGGAGAAAACAACCCTTCTAAATG CTTTGAAGTATTCTACCGCGGTACCTGTGATTTTTCTTTCAGCCCTCAAATATCATGTCTTCCCTGAAAAGTGGACGACCTTTTATCGGCCCCTCTGGCTTCTCTCAGGTGTTTTGAACTCCCTGTACTCGTTCTACTGGGATGTGACTAGAGATTGGGACTTAAG TGGTTTCACTCGGATTTTCAAGTTTAGCAAACAACATTTCTTGTCAAACGTCATACATGGACGGAAATGG GTTTACTTCTGGGTGATATTTAGCAACCTGATTCTGCGTTGTACCTGGACATACAAGCTCTCTTCCCATCTTCGCCACAATTACCTTACCGTGTTTGCAATCACTGCCCTGGAGATTTTCCGCCGCTTCCAATGGGTTTTCTTCCGTGTAGAAAACGAGGTGAACAAGATGAGTTCGAAGTCAAACATTCAGCTTTCCATGATAGACAACCCAAATGAGGAAGACAGATTACTCGTCTCTAATGGCCACAGCGTGTAG
- the LOC103425936 gene encoding uncharacterized protein isoform X3 produces MPSIPMSTAAIMPSPAMLWRFKVLLFCVWGFICCKVGWDSVMRMSVDLRDLFLYEAFLYYNPLLLVTMMVWFWGVNLWVFAQGNVNYAKIFDLDQNHLTHREIWKCATWMTIVVPTSLTAYLYLYSHGEVSLAASQPVLLYAAVAMLLIFPFDIFYLSSRFYLLRTLWRIVLPLQAISFSDFFLADILTSMSKVLSDLERSVCRMVHRQVATIAWFEADSVCGSHSVAIPVVLVLPYLFRLFQCLRQYKDTGEKTTLLNALKYSTAVPVIFLSALKYHVFPEKWTTFYRPLWLLSGVLNSLYSFYWDVTRDWDLSGFTRIFKFSKQHFLSNVIHGRKWVYFWVIFSNLILRCTWTYKLSSHLRHNYLTVFAITALEIFRRFQWVFFRVENEVNKMSSKSNIQLSMIDNPNEEDRLLVSNGHSV; encoded by the exons ATGCCAAGCATACCAATGAGTACTGCTGCAATAATGCCATCTCCAGCTATGTTATGGAGATTTAAG GTCCTACTGTTCTGTGTATGGGGTTTCATTTGTTGCAAG GTTGGATGGGATTCTGTGATGAGGATGAGTGTGGATCTGCGAGATTTATTTCTATACGAGGCATTTTTGTATTATAATCCTCTACTTCTTGTG ACTATGATGGTTTGGTTTTGGGGAGTCAATCTATGGGTTTTTGCTCAGGGCAATGTAAACTATGCCAAAATTTTTGATCTTGATCAAAATCATTTGACCCACAGAGAAATATGGAAG TGTGCGACCTGGATGACAATTGTTGTGCCGACAAGCTTGACAGCATATCTTTATCTCTATTCGCATGGAGAAGTGTCGCTTGCTGCATCACAACCA GTACTATTGTATGCTGCTGTTGCAATGCTTTTGATATTCCCTTTTGACATTTTCTATTTGTCATCTCGCTTTTACTTGTTAAGGACTCTATGGCGTATAGTTCTCCCACTACAG GCAATATCATTTTCTGACTTTTTCCTGGCTGATATTTTGACCTCCATGTCTAAG GTGCTTTCAGATTTGGAGCGATCAGTATGTCGAATGGTCCATCGACAG GTTGCCACTATTGCATGGTTTGAAGCTGACTCAGTTTGTGGAAGTCATTCTGTTGCAATCCCTGTAGTTCTTGTTTTGCCTTACCTTTTTCGTTTGTTCCAATGTCTTCGACAATATAAGGATACTGGGGAGAAAACAACCCTTCTAAATG CTTTGAAGTATTCTACCGCGGTACCTGTGATTTTTCTTTCAGCCCTCAAATATCATGTCTTCCCTGAAAAGTGGACGACCTTTTATCGGCCCCTCTGGCTTCTCTCAGGTGTTTTGAACTCCCTGTACTCGTTCTACTGGGATGTGACTAGAGATTGGGACTTAAG TGGTTTCACTCGGATTTTCAAGTTTAGCAAACAACATTTCTTGTCAAACGTCATACATGGACGGAAATGG GTTTACTTCTGGGTGATATTTAGCAACCTGATTCTGCGTTGTACCTGGACATACAAGCTCTCTTCCCATCTTCGCCACAATTACCTTACCGTGTTTGCAATCACTGCCCTGGAGATTTTCCGCCGCTTCCAATGGGTTTTCTTCCGTGTAGAAAACGAGGTGAACAAGATGAGTTCGAAGTCAAACATTCAGCTTTCCATGATAGACAACCCAAATGAGGAAGACAGATTACTCGTCTCTAATGGCCACAGCGTGTAG
- the LOC103404794 gene encoding peroxisome biogenesis protein 22-like — MAESSKDELLQLIKRFGAYLTVKMSSLFPISLHNMNSRSIGAIAGFAVAIVFTWRLLRSPSGPQRRQPKRQAPASSSSGISSNSNATLTTTGVSPSQDSRAQNVVDEFFQPVKPTLGQIVRQKLSEGRKVTCRLLGVVLEESTPEELQKQVTVRYSVLEVLLEITKFCDLYLMERVLDDESEKKVLLALEDAGIFTSGGLVKDKVLFCSTENGRTSFVRQLEPDWHIDTNPDIIFQLSRFIKYQLHISPTRTERPASNVFNAPSLEQFFGCV, encoded by the exons ATGGCCGAGTCTTCGAAGGACGAGCTGCTTCAGCTCATCAAGCGCTTCGGGGCTTATCTCACTGTCAAGATGTCCAGTCTCTTCCCGATCTCCCTCCACAATATG AATTCGCGTTCTATTGGGGCCATCGCGGGATTTGCTGTTGCAATAGTTTTCACATGGAGGCTGCTTAGATCACCCAGTGGACCACAAAGAAGGCAACCAAAGCGGCAGGCCCCTGCATCGAGTAGTTCTGGCATCAGTTCAAATTCGAATGCAACATTGACAACTACGGGAGTTTCACCTTCGCAGGACTCAAGAGCCCAAAACGTTGTTGATGAATTTTTTCAGCCCGTAAAG CCTACTTTGGGGCAAATAGTCCGGCAGAAACTGAGTGAAGGAAGAAAG GTAACTTGTCGTTTACTCGGAGTAGTCCTTGAGGAAAGTACCCCAGAGGAACTTCAG AAACAAGTGACTGTGAGGTACTCAGTGCTGGAAGTACTCTTGGAGATCACAAAATTTTGTGATTTGTATCTCATGGAAAGAGTTCTCGATGATGAAAGTGAA AAAAAGGTTCTACTGGCTTTGGAAGATGCTGGGATTTTTACATCCGGAGGTTTGGTCAAAGACAAG GTTCTCTTCTGTAGCACAGAGAATGGACGAACATCTTTTGTTCGGCAATTGGAACCAGATTGGCATATCGACACAAATCCTGACATCATATTTCAATTATCT AGGTTCATCAAGTATCAGCTTCACATCTCTCCTACCAGAACAGAACGACCTGCTTCTAATGTGTTCAACGCCCCATCCTTGGAACAGTTCTTTGGATGTGTTTGA